A region from the Pelobates fuscus isolate aPelFus1 chromosome 1, aPelFus1.pri, whole genome shotgun sequence genome encodes:
- the MRPL30 gene encoding large ribosomal subunit protein uL30m encodes MTMATLCRNVKIFQELPVLPILSHGGIRHKFTKTRYPDEAFQPKPEDHEKYGGDPQQPHQLHLITRIKSGLGRPHWEKETLKALGLIKAHQPVVHKNIPAVNEKLKIIKHLIRVQPLKLPHGIPTEDDISDTYLKSNGELVIRKKLQAIETKSIES; translated from the exons ATGACAATGGCAACATTGTGCAGGAATGTGAag attttTCAAGAGCTTCCAGTTCTGCCTATTCTGTCTCATGGTGGAATCCGACATAAATTTACCAAGACCCGTTATCCCGATGAA GCCTTCCAGCCAAAGCCTGAAGACCATGAAAAGTATGGTGGAGATCCACAGCAACCACATCAACTGCATCTTATAACGCGAATAAAATCTGGGCTTGGGCGACCACACTGGGAGAAAGAAACCTTGAAAGCTCTTGGTCTGATTAAG GCTCATCAACCAGTTGTGCACAAAAATATTCCTGCAGTCAACGAAAAGCTTAAAATTATCAAGCATTTGATCAG AGTTCAACCACTGAAACTGCCTCACGGCATTCCAACAGAAGATGATAtatcagacacttacctgaagaGCAATGGGGAGTTGGTGATTAGAAAGAAGCTGCAAGCAATTGAGACTAAATCAATTGAATCATAA